The sequence below is a genomic window from Mus musculus strain C57BL/6J chromosome 4, GRCm38.p6 C57BL/6J.
AATGACTTTAAGACGAAAATCGTGTACGTTTGCTTATCTGTTTACTTGCTACTGTGAGCCTCCTTCCTCTTGTGTGCACACAGCAGAGTAGGATTTGCCTGTTATGGACCTTCTTGGCATGACAGTAACTAGGTGTGACAGGTGCTCAAAATAAAGTAGAATAAGACCACCATGGATCAAACTGAAAGGGTGTTGTGTATGGTCAGGGGCAGGAAGTCTACTTTTAGCCTCAATACTCCATCAAGCTACTGCCCAATACCAGGCTTCATATGTTACCTCTCCTGGCCTGTGTCTCTCCATTCTTAAAGAGACATAAGTTTGGATAGCAGCTCATGTTAACTTTAAAATCCCATGACATTTTCTGCACTGGCCAAGCCCCTAGAGTTGGTGAGGGAATGAATTACTCTTGGAGTTCATTAGGATCCACTGAACTCTGGGCAGGGCTCTCAGGTTTGTCATGATCAAATAGAAGTACACCAAAGGGTGGCCATATGGCTATAGATTTGGAGAAGGAATTCTTTGGCTTAATCCCTCCCCTGACCTCCATGATGCAATGGTTTCTATAAAACTCTCTTTTTGCTTGACTCTTTCCAGAAAATGAACAATAACTACATGAAAAAAAATCGACTTGGGGTCAGAAAATTGGTTTAGGGATGAAGCCAGAGATGTGACCACCATGTGTAAGCAGTCTCCTTGCTCTTCTACGTTGTCCCATGcatagtaaaaaatatttctgccttcaatttttcttttagtgGCATCAAATTCAGTGCCATGTGCCAAGAGTAGAGTTCTGGCCATTCCATTAACATACTATGTTGCTTCAGAAAAGTAACTGCAACTCGGGCTTGTGAGTCTTCTCACAGCTACATCCAcaagatgggtagatagatgagGTAGGGGTGAGTGTGTTACAGAGATCAGGAAGTTTTAACTATAATAGCAAGACATAAATATAGATACTCTGATCTGATACTGTCACCACTAGTAAATTAGCCAGAAGCTAGCAGGCAATATCTTAGAACACTGTTAATATTCAGGGTAATTCTGCAAGCTTAAATAAAGTACATCTGAAAACAGCAAAAACATCCCCAGTATTCTCTAAGCCCTAAAACAATCAGGGGATTTTGAGGCCAGACATATCTGCATGTATTTTGCAAGGAACAGACTGTAAATAAACCTGCTCAAGCAATTAATCCCCAATGTCACAATCATGGGACCGTGATTGAGTAAGAGCTTAAGAGAAATACCATGCAAGAGAGTGCTGGCCATGGCTGTGCCTTGTGCACAGTGAACTCGTGGGCTTCTATGATCCAGAGTGCTTGACAGGCACACACTTGGAATTTCCTTAGGAGTGACATAGTTTGTCCCGGAATGTATCCAAGGCTCTGGCATGCCCTGCTGTTGAGTAGACTCTGACATGCACTGAGAAACGATGTGGTACAAGTACACTTTCCTTGTTTCCCACGGTACCTTAGTAAATCACCAAATCCACATCAGAGATTACAGCCCAGAAGTTGTGTTCTGTGTAACAGATCTAAAAAACAGTCAAGGTCAAAATTTGAGTAACCTGTGCCGCATGCTGATTAATGGCTTTTGTTGGCAACAGAGACTTTTCAAAGCACCTCTAGGCTGTCCGTAAAGTTCTAACATTTTCAAAGGCGTTCCTGCCAAAATTTGAGGCCAGTAGGTAACAGCCTCTTTGATACTGTTGTTTCAATACTAGCTCCCACCACAGGGAATTTTTTCTTTATACTCCCTTTGCATTTATTTTTGGGAAACTACCTTTGATTagctagttaaaaaaaatgaaaaggaaaaaagaagatcaCTTAAGCGGAAATTCGAACCATTTTGTTAATGATTGTCTTTTATCAAATGGCACCCATgtttataataagaaaatatcaGTGTGTCTCAAGTTAGCTAATTAATTAGCTAATACAAACAGAGTGATTAAAAGCTCCACAGACGATGGAGATGCCAATCTGTTAGAACGAGTGGATCTGAGACTAAAGTAATTTATGTCTCTGTCCCCAGGGCAAGCAAGCACTAGGTAAGCATTTACAGACCCGATTTGAATTCAGCAGCCTTTGAGATGCATTTGACCGAAAAGCATTTCTCACTAAATTAACTATTTTCCAAAACACACACCCCCTCACCCAATGAATATATTACCTTATCTCCAAGGACCAGCCtggggtctattttttttttttttttcatttgagacaaggtcttgttatATAGGCAAGGCTTTCCTGAAAATTACTATTTAGCCCCTGTTCTCCTCAAACTCACGGCAATCCTCCTGGCTCAGCATCCCATGTGCTGGGTTTACAGATGTATGCCATTACACTTGACTCCATCATATATATActttcaaaactatttttttcattttgctttagaAAAATAGCATGCTCCTGTTTGCATGGGAATACTTAgtatcttggaaacagaaatgcTGGTTTGAGTCCAATTAGTAATGTTTGATGCTGCCTTCATGacagcatatgtatgtatgtatgtatgtatgtatgtatgtatgtatgtatacccaCAAATCAACAGTTACAGTCTTCAATAAACAGGGGCAAAATAAATGCATGTCAGGCACAAGGACTCAAGCATCTTTGGCTGTCAGGAAATTCCTGTCTTGGATAAATTCCCAAGCCATCCAGATCACTTCTGGGCAGCTTTGAAGGCCCTTGACACAAAGCTTGGGTTTAGTAGAGGGGATGACCAGGTCACTCTGGCTACTTTTGGGCAAGTGTTTTCCTATAAGTCTATGTTGCTCAATATTCTCATGTTCCATGAAGATATATGCAGGCAGAGAGAGCATCTCACTCTCCTTTCTGACCTTGGAGTCAGACTGGAGTCATTGATAAAGCATCCTCAATTGACCAGTGAGCATTACTCTCAAGGTTTTAGACCTAAGCCAAAAAATAAGTCCTTCTTCTGAGACAGCCCTTCCTCCAGGTCACCTCAGGCTGCTCATCTTCTTTCAGGTGTGGTTTCCCCTATGAAGAACCAGGGGAAGGCGACCTCACCTTTCCCTGTGTTCTCACTGAGACCTGTGATACTTCAAGAAGTTGAAGACAGAAAAAGTGGCCAATGTAAGTTGGCTTAGCAGAAGCTAGATAGTATACAACTTAGGTTTAGTAGGCAGTGGAGATGAATTTTCTAACAAATTATTACTCAACAAATTTTGATCAGCTACTACTTTCCCAGTCATTGTGTGGGAGTCACGCTGCCCAGCTCTGCTTCGAAGGTTTCctagaagatggctcagcagtggttTGGGGCTAAGTTTACCCTCTGACTCCTTGTGGCATCTACCATGACACGAGCATTTGTAATAGAGACTATATAAAGGCTGCAAACCAAACTTGAAAGCAGATCTAGATAAACACCTCTGGATTTGATGACTGACACTTTGTTGTTGGTCTTCATAGTACATTGACTCCTGGCATGAATCAAGTGTTTCTACAGTGCTCCATTTCACTTGATGTCTGTCTTTAAATTCCTTCAGTGTCTCTATCAGCTGGTTAGCCTATACTGGACAACGATGGAGACAACATTCTCAGGAATGCTGTCTTTCAGGacttgaaatttttctttaaaattttgtttttgtttttgttttacacttatttatttagttacatgtgtgcatgccacatCATTTGTATGGGGGTTTGAGGATAATTTGTGGGaaccaattctctccttccagcttTTGGGTTCTGGGAGGTCAAACCCAGGTGTCAGGCTTaatgacaagcacctttacccaagAAACCACCTAGATGGCTGACTTGAAGTTATACTTTGGAAGTTATACATTTTGAGTGGTAGTTGATCAGGAAGTATGTATTGAGGATTCATTTAGTTTTTAAGAAAATTTGACTTTCTCTTCATGGTCCTGTGGGCTGAGTGCCCAGAGCATAGTAGGTACTCAATAAACATGTTCTCACAATAATAAAAGTGTTCTATGTTCCATGTGCATTTGGAATTCCCACTTGTATGTTTGGATACTAAAGGATGCAATCAGAAGAAAGGTGAGGTTTCTCCTTCACAGCAGAAAACCAATTCCTTTTAGGGAATATTCACGAGAaataccattttttcttttttcttgtcttgtcttgtcttttcttgtcccttccttccttccttccttccttccttccttccttccttccttccttccttccttccttccttccttcctttcttctttcttattttttaggtTAGGCACAAAAGAATGTGGAAATGCATTGCCTCTTGGAGAAATAACATCATTTTCTCAGTCTTTCTTTGGATTCTGTCTTTAGCTCTTGATCTGGAGTAAGTTCATTGTCGAATTCAGCTCTAACTGAACTGCTGAATTCAGAAAGGACTTGGACAGAGGGCACTGTGGAAAGGTTCTGTCCTGAAATCAGTAGATTGTGCCATTGGATGAGGCgtgtttcaatttttaaaaccCAGCAGGTCTCTATCAAACATGAGCTGTACTGGGTTTTCCATTTACTATTTTAGTCCATAAGGCATATACGGATCAATATTGGGTTCCTAAATTATATAGCTAAACCACTGTCCCCTTCCCTGATCCCTCTAAAGCCCCTGTTTATAGATCCATATGAGAAAAGGAAATTGGAAAGTAGGAGGCAGGGGAGCCCCTTGGAATGATGGTTTTCTCCTCCTTATAGCAAGAAAGCTCCAAAGAAAGTTTTATCTTCTTTTGTGTAATCCACCAAGGAGATGTCACTGACGTTTACCATTAGTCTGTCTCCTTCTTCCAAGGAGAACGTGGCCCCAAGGTAGAGGGACTGGAACCAGTTGTTGCTTATTTCACACACAGACTTGGACCCTGTTAGTAGGCGGGCAGGCTCAGGGTAGCTGTCTGCTACCTTGGTGATAACCATGGTGATGGAGTCTGGCTTGTTTGGTCGTCTCCCCCGACTGATGTCACCACACACAGATGTGGTCCCTCGGAATGTGATCTGGGAGTAGATGAAATAGTCTCCTGACTCTGGGATCACCAGGGATTTGTTGATGTACTTCATCCCGTTCTTGGTGAAGGCCATCCCTAGGTCATGTTCCCAGTGTAGAGCAGAGAGCTGATTTTTCAGATGTGGTGCTGGGGTTTGTTTCTTAACTGCAATTACAGTAGAGAAGTTTAAATGGCACAGGTCAGAACCTCTGGTTTTGATACCTGTGGTATCAGAATAAAGtcttgtactctctctctctctctctctctctctctctctctctgtgtgtgtgtgtgtgtgtttgtgtttatgttgtATCTACATATGCTCATGTAAGAACACatgtatatggaggccagagatagaAGCTCTACATTTTGAGATAAGGCTTTTCATGAGCCTGGAGTTCATCAATTTGAGgagactggctggccaggacGTTCTAggggatctgcctgtgtctgtcccACCAGTCTTAGGGATTCAGGCATGAGCGACTATGCCTAGATTTTCTGCTGATCCAAGCTTAAATCCTCACGCTTGCATAGCCGGTACTTTACACACGGAGGTGGCCCCTACCTCCTGTATTCACTTTCCTTGGTGACTCTATGAGGTTAGCAGTCTCTTCCATAATCAGAACTTTGACACTCCTGATAATTTAAGTTTGTGCCCTGGGGCATGGCCACTCATATTTGGATCACTATGAAAGATTTCCTTATGTACAAATTATGTTCTATATGGGCATAGTCAAAGTTAAAATATCTCCTTAGTTTGCTGTGTACCTGAAAATAATTTACTGCTAAGTTGGCTTACCCAGGATAAGGCCAGACAGCAGGACCTCTCAGTGCTCATTTCTGAAGCCATGCATAGGTTTTGTCAATGCTTCATCATTTTTACACGAGTTTAGCATTTTACATTAGATTGGACTGTCTTCCAGGGGTTCTGGAAACAATTATCTACCAGTATGGATAATTGTACtctgttctcttccctccctctagaAAAATTCTTTTTGTATAATGTGTCATCTTACTAAATCTGTGTTGCTTTTATTTGTCATGTATTTCCTTTGAGAAAAGATAAATAATACTTGTGGGGAATTAAAAGAGGTGTACAATCCATAGCTATTAGGAAATACATCAATTTTACTAGCTTTCTTGTTTCAGAAAAGCTCTGTTTCAAAGGAaagtgggagagaggagagaggtgggaaggaaggggaaggatacagagagggggagagggggggagggaaagagagggagagggagagggagagggagagagagagggagagggagagagggaggggaagggggagggggagaggggagagagaggacaagaggagagggggacagagagtggcagggagaagggggatggggggCGGGAAAGCAAGCTCACAAGAGGGAGAGCACTAgcaaccatccctgcattacatcAAAATGTTGTGGTCCAATGTCACAAAACAGGCAGTAATCAATAACATATTACCTGGGGACATGTTGGGACCAGAGACTCAGAACATTTTGGCAGTTCTTCTCTCACAATGACAGGGCCAAATATAAGTCAATGCAATCACCTTGTGGCATGCAAGGAAGCTGGGCTGTGGGCCACTTGGGCCCAGTACCAACTCTGATTCTGTACCATGCAAAGCTCTTTAATCATCTGTGCAGATAGGTTTTCTCCCATGCACCTCAGCGTCTCATCTGGACGCTGAGGATTGGGTTCTTTAGAGCCTTGTTCTGAAGATTAAGTGGGCAGAACAAATGTGAGCATTTTATAGATTACCATAAACAGTTGGGTAATTTTTCCTGTTCAAATAAAGCAGCATGTTTCATTTAGATAGATGAAAGAGTAAGCTTGtgccatttttatgttttatatattcttATGCTTGTATCACTcctaaatatacattatataaagcATATTGGCCAGTGCTTTATGAAATATGTTTGAGGTTAAAGAAATAAACAGAGCCAAACTTGATTCAAACAACTGATGTCAAATAGGATAATTTGcaataaaatgattatttttagaGGCAACAAAACATCTTAATCCCCTGTAACTACTTtggaaactcacagaaatcacCATTATGTACTGACACTACAGTTTGAGGTTAGCTTCTTTTTTAAGGAATAATTTAACAACTTGTGGATCCAATGGGTAACCAGAAACTTAGATCCTAGACTTTCTAATACAGTGGTTTCTCAAGCTATGGGGCatgaccattggaaaacacatatCTCCAATGATCTTAGGAATAGAGGTATAgcacagtagcaaaactacaattatgaaatagcaacaaaaataattttattcttgagggtccccacaacatgaggaactgtattaaagggtcacagcactaggaaggttgagaaccaatgtaATCTAAGGTATGTTTCCCAGTGCTAACTGGTCTAGGGTATCTTTTGCAAGCTTGGCACATGACCTGAATTGGTGTGGCATTCTCTAGTCTCGGCATTAAATGGCTCTTGGGAAGCTCTGGAGCTTCCATACAGACATCTTTATCACTCACAGCTAGTGGTATTCATCTGTGGATAATGCAGTAATTGACAAGTGTTCTCAGATGACGGATGCATAAACCAGTCCCACTATGTCTGCAGAGAGGCAAGCCCTGTTGCATTGAATGCCACGAACTGAGTTAGCTCAGGAGCATTGGGAATTGGGATAGGAAGCATGTTGCTTCGTTTGAATTTTCCCACTGCCTACCCATCTGACTTGGAACATGCACATCGACGACTGAGCCTGAGTTTCCTCAAAgtcttttcatgtgtgtatgtggtatgtgtgtatgtgtgtgtttagttgtGTGTGcccctatgaaagccagaagttgaCATCTACTAACACACTCTGTTGCTTTccaacttattttttgagacagaccttGCAGGACCTGGGGTTTACTGTTTCAGCTAGCCTGACTGTCCAGTGACCTTCTGGGACTGGATGGAGTCTGCACCAGCTCCGCAGACACAGAGCGgcatgcctggcttttgttttttacatGGATGTTAGGGATCTGGACTTAGGTTCTTAAATAATAAGCATCTCACttactgagctacctccccagccccttcAAGTCAGCCCAGGGAGCTGTCATCTTTTCTGAGACCCAGAATTACTTGAGGTTCCAAGATGGAGGAAAGTCACTTGTGGATGGCTGAGTGTGAACATGCCAGAGGAAAGCAGGAGAGACAGGTAGAATGCTGACTGCAGAGGAGGGAGCACCCACAAGTCATGGGCCCTTGGATCTGACACAGGGAAGAAGTTATTCAAAATCCTTGATTGTCAATTCGGTTGCCAGTTTAAAGCCATCACAGTGAGTTTTggcaaatatagtaaaaaaaaaatctcacagatCTATGAACTATGGTGtttaagaaagaagaggaaggcttACTTGTCAGGTGTGCTCTCGGCTTGCCTCTGGGAGGTGAGTCTGTAACAGAAGGAAAAATATGCTTTGAGTAATGGGTAACAGACTGAAGACAGCACCTGCCATGAGAGAAGAACATCAATCCTATGCATTGTGGTTCAGTTTCATGCCTTGTGGGCTTTGgattggtacatggtatctgtagGATACACCACTGGGGATATGGGAGACTCAGGAGTAAGAGTCTTAGGTGCAAAAGACTTTGGGCAAGTTGCCTAGCCTGGACTCAGTTTTCCTATCTCTAAGATGGGCACAGCAGTCTCTATCTTGAATGTTGTGTCCACATGGTTCTTGGTTCTTAGAGCCAAATAAACCATGGCTCATTACTTCTTCCTTTAGACTATTCTTTGAGGGCCAGATGATCTTTCAGATTCTTTATGGTTCTTTTACCATATCACTGAGGAGTATTGATGGCTCAATTGAGAAGGGCTGTGGAGTGAGTAGGTGCCACTCTGTCGCTCCATGACCTTGACAGACCCTTTTCCATTTATGCGCCTTTTCCCCCATTAGTCTTTGAGAAGGACCTTATCATTAAAGTTAAACAGGTTCTATAGTAATGAAGATGGTGTTGACTTTAAACAGCAAAATCTTCATCTACACTCACCTTGCCAGAAGGGATAGCGACATCTGGAATGACCTGTGGAATGAAGGCCACATTGCCTAGCACATCCCTGACCTGGGAGTTGAGATTCAGGCCATGGAGCATACATGTAGTCAGAGCACTGTTTTGCTTTCTTAGCAGTGGGGGAGGAGCCTCACTACTCTCTAGGTCTGTCTATATCCCTTGGCTCAGCAACTTGGCAATTGTAGGCCCATCTCCAATTCATGCATGCTAAAACTGTCAGCAATGTCCTTATCCCCAAGAAAAGACATCAAAGAGGAACACTTACAAACTTGCTGTGGTGAAGGCTCAGATCTCTCTTCTGTTATGGCCTGTTGAGAAAAAGTACAGGCCAGTCAATTTACAGTCCTTCTTAACTCAAAAACCCACACGGCTGCCCATAAGACTCTGCTGCTGTCTGAGCCTAGGTCCTCGCTGGGAGAGAACAGCATTGGGGTATCTCAGTTGGTGGGAATCTTGCCTCTCGGCTCTGCACACCTTTTCTAGAGACCCCCATGGCCTTCCTTTCTCCTGTCTTTATCTTTTAGTTTGAGAGCTTTTCCTGCTGTATCTGAGGTGATTACCCCATTCTGTCATTGCTTGGAGTAAACAAACTGGAagttactttatttttctcacactatTTCAAAGGTTGAAACTATTCTTGTTATTGGCATATACTGACTGTGCATCATGAAGGACTTTGTGAGGACACTCTTACCCCACTGTATCAGATACTCTGATCATATTCACCCTCTTATATTCTCTTCTGCTTTACCCCCCATCTATTCTCCCCCCCCCAAGATAGTCCTGCTTTTAATTTCATGCAACCCATCTCTCTGTAGCTGTATCTATATCATCTGTATCCATCTCTCCCTATGAATGATTGTATATAACTGAGGATCCACACACGAAAGGAGGCATACAATATTTGGCGCTCTGAGTCTTAAGACATGATTCAGACAAAGAAATAATgacttccttcccttcccatcaGCTTTGCACTTCTCATTTGTTTCCACAGAACATATGAAGAATTCTTCCACCATCACAACCCTCTGTTCCTGAGTCACTTCAGATTTCACATGATAGAAGAAAAGCAACTGCCTTGGTATCAGATAGACATGAATTTGGATTGTGGTTCTGTCCTTTGTCAATGGTAAGATCTTGAGAAAGACACCCTTTTCTCTGAGTTTAGTGTACCTACTGGAGATGCTAACACCCCCAAACCTAAGTGACTTGCAGAGTTGAGGTAAagatcaattaagaaaatggcccAGTTAGTTGGAAGGACATGTGAAAATACAAGAACTACCATTCACAGGCTTGAGCACGAGACGCAGGAGCAAGGCAGGCTTCCAACTTACAATCATACAATCTTTTCACACACTTGCATGCCTTGGCAAGAGAATTCTCTGACTTGGATCTTGTAATTACACAGCCTCACTAACAGATTATTTCTTACTACCATGGACATCTCATCTCTGTCTACAACTTAAAATCTACATGGGCAcagcacacacacgtgtgtgtatgtgtgtgtgtgtctgtgtgtgcttgtgactgAGGGGTTGTAACTGAGTGCAAAAGAGAAGGCTTCAACCCAGGAGAGTGTGCACCAAGATGTCCAGGCCCTGCCTCCTGCTCTCTGGGTCTTCCTACAGCTGCTTAGCAGACCTTTATGCCTTTGGTTTCTTCCTTTTGTCTATTTTACAGCTTTTCTCTAGAGGGCTAACTAGAGAGGATTCTATGATGATCAAGATTCTATTGTGGTCATAATGCTTTGGTGGCACTGCAGGCCTTTCACACTatagtttcatatatttttttaaaaatttattttatttattatatatgtatatgcacagtgcatgtgtggaggtctaAGGACAACGTGTGCTAGGTCTGCTTTTTACTTTCACCACAAGGGTCCtaaggcaagcacctttacccactgagcccgcCCACTGACCCACAGATCTATCTTATCCTGACATCCTATTGGTCACCTCTTTTGTTACCAACTGTTTGCTCTTTTCTATGTCCTCTTGTGTTTCCAGCTGTGAGAGGAAACCACAGTGCTCCTCAATCAATAGATTTAAGAGTACAAAGAGTGCAGTTGTTGCTTATTTGTGCTGGCAGCACATCCCTTAGGCTCATGAAACACTCTATAGTAGATTTTATCCATATCCCCATAGTAATAGTGAGGCTTGCTGAGTATCTTCCATCCTATATCAGGTGACTCCAAAATCTCAAGATTGAAACTCTTCCCTTATAGCTTATGGACAAACTCCTGGTATGTTGAGGCAGAAGACATGAGAGTCAGCGTGGCGACAGTGGGGCGAGCTCAAGGTTCATTAAACAGATGACTGATCCAGAACTGTGAGGACCTGTAGAAATCAGACTGAACAGAGGCGTATAGGTCCTGTACATGTTAGTCAGATGATGAAGGACGGATAGCCACACTGGAGAAGGCTAACAGCATGTATAAGAAGAAGGAGGGCCAACTGCACATGGGGACAGCTGGAAAATGGCAAGGCTAGGGAATGAAGACACTATAGATATTCACACAGCATCTTTGAAAAGCCCAACCATTTGCTGGGACAAACTGTTCCACATTAATAATTTTGCTGGCTTTAGGGGCAGAGATGTATTTTTAGAAGTGGCTTGGTTTCTCTCTGGTGCCTGACAGAGTTGATCATTTGGTTGGTTATTTGGTGAGGCAGAAAGTAGGAAGTGGGGTACTCAAAGAGAATCGGGGAGGTCTTGATGGAATCTCCTCATGGTAAAGAAAGCTATACCTGTCCTACTTGGATTTCTCTTGCTTCATTTACTTCTCTGCTGAGAAACTACATCATTCATCCTGCTTATGTTGGGCTGAACAGACACTCAGCAAAAGTTTTGGGGCATTCCTTTTTGACTAAGAATTCCAGAGCTGTGAGCTGGTACCTGGGCTAGGCACACAGGTTCCTGATGggcttcttgggtttttttttttttttacgtagacacataatttatttttgtatatggtTAGGATGCATGGGTTTTAGTGGTTCCAACTGCCACTAGATATGGAGGCTGAGCTAATGCCCTGCTGGAAGGTATTAAGAACCATACCACTTCCTGAAGGAAAATCTTGAGCCGGGACTCTGTTCTCCTTCCctttactgattttttaaaataatgactgTCATGGACGGGAAGCTACTGTGATAGGTCACACAGCAGTAGATGAGGCGAGAAGGGGCAGGACAGTAGCTTGTCTAGAGAAAGGTTCAAGAACCAAGCTGTCCTGCTGCCTACGTTCCAGATGGTCGCTGGCAACACCAGGGCAATTAGATGTCCTGTTCTCTAGGCGGGGTTCCTCCAAACACTTCTGGAGGACTCTGGGGTCCTGAGGAGATGAAAGCTCCTAAAGACGGCTGTATTGGTCTCCAAATCCAAATGGACCCTGGCCCCAGGCCACACACACCTCAAGAATTGGACATTTCCTCTCACATGACCATGGGCTGAGAATCAGAGCCCAATTCTATTTCTTGGGATaatgtttttctctctctaggAGAATTTGTTAGGCAGAGTGTCTGGTTTGCCCTTACCACTTTATTTCCAGTATGCAAGGAAGTGCCTGTGTTTTTACTGAAGTTTGAGTCTTCAAACTTTGAAGAATCTCAGGCCTCAGGAagtcagaggcagagaggagcgAGTAATGGGGCAAAGCTTGGATTCAGCGACTTTAGCTAGGGTTTCACAACTCAGAAATCTCGGAGGAAGGTATTTTTGTCTA
It includes:
- the Tnfsf15 gene encoding tumor necrosis factor ligand superfamily member 15, which translates into the protein MAEELGLGFGEGVPVEVLPEGCRHRPEARAGLAARSKACLALTCCLLSFPILAGLSTLLMAGQLRVPGKDCMLRAITEERSEPSPQQVYSPPRGKPRAHLTIKKQTPAPHLKNQLSALHWEHDLGMAFTKNGMKYINKSLVIPESGDYFIYSQITFRGTTSVCGDISRGRRPNKPDSITMVITKVADSYPEPARLLTGSKSVCEISNNWFQSLYLGATFSLEEGDRLMVNVSDISLVDYTKEDKTFFGAFLL